In one window of Octopus bimaculoides isolate UCB-OBI-ISO-001 chromosome 20, ASM119413v2, whole genome shotgun sequence DNA:
- the LOC106880838 gene encoding E3 ubiquitin-protein ligase FANCL isoform X2, whose protein sequence is MDLWEVCPQMVCMNKGGTFYDGYIGVMNQNFRMSLTLPPDGSLQEAEIKFQPDLYYLLIEHQPLIKQRLSQCPNVTAFLQELKVLLEKVVEKPNRSSEQFFRVPNRLLNELKQLGWDKLVYIGPAFKKLHLSKQDEEGRTHILKIQLHAEHPRVQPTCVTDLPKMFKYTWNPNSKLFDLYAQFERVIQSYQMFWNAMEEIDQKTWVLEPEKPTYSATFRRIALSPNSSLQVIFDPDEPQNFVQCHFIGAESVVDPLKKNLNANLQKWDMGINVLQNLENLLEIDFPSPAFTKKEEFLGECGICYSYRLGMELPCKVCESAQCGQPYHQSCLYEWLKTLPSSRYSYNMVFGECPICLKPLSVTITTSAD, encoded by the exons ATGGATTTGTGGGAAGTATGTCCGCAGATGGTTTGTATGAACAAAGGAGGCACATTCTACGATGGTTATATCGGTGTTATGAATCAGAATTTCCGCATGTCTCTCACACTACCCCCTGATGGTTCTCTCCAGGAAGCTGAGATAAAGTTTCAGCCTGATCTTTACTATCTTTTAATTGAGCACCAACCATTGATCAAACAGCGTCTCAGTCAGTGCCCAAATGTTACAGCTTTTCTACAGGAATTGAAA gtTCTTCTTGAAAAAGTTGTTGAAAAACCTAACAGATCATCAGAACAATTTTTCCGAGTACCGAATCGATTGCTTAATGAGTTGAAGCAACTTGGCTGGGATAAATTGGTTTACATTGGTCCTGCTTTTAAAAAACTGCATCTCAGCAAGCAAGACGAAGAAGGGCGCACTCATATATTGAAGATACAACTTCATGCTGAACACCCTCGGGTACAACCTACCTGTGTTACTGACCTtccaaaaatgtttaaatacacCTGGAATCCAAACAGTAAACTGTTTGATCTTTACGCCCAGTTTGAAAGAGTTATCCAGTCTTATCAGATGTTCTGGAATGCTATGGAAGAAATTGACCAAAAAACATGGGTTCTGGAACCCGAGAAGCCTACATATAGTGCTACGTTTCGAAGAATAGCGTTAAGTCCAAATTCATCTCTCCAGGTAATATTTGATCCTGACGAACCCCAGAACTTCGTTCAGTGTCACTTCATTGGCGCTGAGAGCGTGGTCGATCCACTTAAGAAAAATCTAAACGCGAATCTCCAGAAATGGGACATGGGTATAAATGTTCTTCAGAATCTTGAAAATTTACTGGAGATTGATTTTCCTTCTCCGGCTTTCACGAAGAAGGAAGAATTTCTTGGGGAATGCGGTATTTGTTATTCATATCGACTTGGCATGGAACTGCCATGTAAAGTGTGTGAAAGTGCCCAGTGTGGTCAACCATATCATCAGTCATGCCTCTATGAATGGTTAAAAACTCTACCATCTAGTCGTTATAGTTACAATATGGTGTTTGGGGAATGCCCAATATGCTTGAAACCTTTATCAGTTACTATTACTACATCTGCAGATTAA
- the LOC106880838 gene encoding E3 ubiquitin-protein ligase FANCL isoform X1, translated as MHSFNFAGNSITDICVERTCGCCVMDLWEVCPQMVCMNKGGTFYDGYIGVMNQNFRMSLTLPPDGSLQEAEIKFQPDLYYLLIEHQPLIKQRLSQCPNVTAFLQELKVLLEKVVEKPNRSSEQFFRVPNRLLNELKQLGWDKLVYIGPAFKKLHLSKQDEEGRTHILKIQLHAEHPRVQPTCVTDLPKMFKYTWNPNSKLFDLYAQFERVIQSYQMFWNAMEEIDQKTWVLEPEKPTYSATFRRIALSPNSSLQVIFDPDEPQNFVQCHFIGAESVVDPLKKNLNANLQKWDMGINVLQNLENLLEIDFPSPAFTKKEEFLGECGICYSYRLGMELPCKVCESAQCGQPYHQSCLYEWLKTLPSSRYSYNMVFGECPICLKPLSVTITTSAD; from the exons ATGCACAGTTTTAA TTTCGCGGGAAATAGCATTACGGACATTTGTGTTGAAAGAACTTGT ggATGCTGTGTAATGGATTTGTGGGAAGTATGTCCGCAGATGGTTTGTATGAACAAAGGAGGCACATTCTACGATGGTTATATCGGTGTTATGAATCAGAATTTCCGCATGTCTCTCACACTACCCCCTGATGGTTCTCTCCAGGAAGCTGAGATAAAGTTTCAGCCTGATCTTTACTATCTTTTAATTGAGCACCAACCATTGATCAAACAGCGTCTCAGTCAGTGCCCAAATGTTACAGCTTTTCTACAGGAATTGAAA gtTCTTCTTGAAAAAGTTGTTGAAAAACCTAACAGATCATCAGAACAATTTTTCCGAGTACCGAATCGATTGCTTAATGAGTTGAAGCAACTTGGCTGGGATAAATTGGTTTACATTGGTCCTGCTTTTAAAAAACTGCATCTCAGCAAGCAAGACGAAGAAGGGCGCACTCATATATTGAAGATACAACTTCATGCTGAACACCCTCGGGTACAACCTACCTGTGTTACTGACCTtccaaaaatgtttaaatacacCTGGAATCCAAACAGTAAACTGTTTGATCTTTACGCCCAGTTTGAAAGAGTTATCCAGTCTTATCAGATGTTCTGGAATGCTATGGAAGAAATTGACCAAAAAACATGGGTTCTGGAACCCGAGAAGCCTACATATAGTGCTACGTTTCGAAGAATAGCGTTAAGTCCAAATTCATCTCTCCAGGTAATATTTGATCCTGACGAACCCCAGAACTTCGTTCAGTGTCACTTCATTGGCGCTGAGAGCGTGGTCGATCCACTTAAGAAAAATCTAAACGCGAATCTCCAGAAATGGGACATGGGTATAAATGTTCTTCAGAATCTTGAAAATTTACTGGAGATTGATTTTCCTTCTCCGGCTTTCACGAAGAAGGAAGAATTTCTTGGGGAATGCGGTATTTGTTATTCATATCGACTTGGCATGGAACTGCCATGTAAAGTGTGTGAAAGTGCCCAGTGTGGTCAACCATATCATCAGTCATGCCTCTATGAATGGTTAAAAACTCTACCATCTAGTCGTTATAGTTACAATATGGTGTTTGGGGAATGCCCAATATGCTTGAAACCTTTATCAGTTACTATTACTACATCTGCAGATTAA